In Microbacterium esteraromaticum, the following proteins share a genomic window:
- the gndA gene encoding NADP-dependent phosphogluconate dehydrogenase produces the protein MPTAAANIGVVGLAVMGSNLARNLASREGNTVAVLNRSRAKTDELVSLHPEAGFVPTFSYEEFAASLQKPRTAIIMVKAGLGTDAVIDELVRVFEPGDIIVDGGNAYFPDTIRREQAVRETGINFVGAGISGGEEGALLGPSIMPGGSDESWVTLGPILESIAAVAEGEPCVTHVGHGGAGHFVKMVHNGIEYADMQLIAEAYDLIRRGTGKSPAEIADIFAEWNTGELESYLIEITAEVLRQIDAETGQPLVDVIVDQAGAKGTGAWTVQTALALGVPVSGIAEATFARSLSSHPEQRAVAAHLPGPEGDFVVDDADAFIEDVRLALYASKIVAYSQGFDEIRAGAVEYGWTIDLGAVSKIWRAGCIIRAQFLNRIAEAYAGEPDLPALLTAPYFAEALSRGQASWRRVVIAAAQAGIPAPAFSSSLSYYDGIRADRLPAALVQGQRDFFGAHTYRRIDKDGTFHTLWSGDRTEIPAVDTH, from the coding sequence GTGCCCACAGCCGCAGCCAACATCGGAGTCGTCGGACTCGCCGTCATGGGTTCGAACCTGGCCCGCAACCTCGCCAGCCGCGAGGGCAACACGGTGGCGGTCCTGAACCGCTCGCGGGCGAAGACCGACGAGCTCGTGTCGCTGCATCCGGAGGCGGGCTTCGTGCCGACCTTCTCGTACGAGGAGTTCGCCGCTTCGCTGCAGAAGCCGCGCACCGCGATCATCATGGTCAAGGCGGGACTCGGCACCGACGCCGTCATCGACGAGCTGGTGCGTGTCTTCGAACCAGGTGACATCATCGTCGACGGCGGCAACGCCTACTTCCCCGACACGATCCGCCGCGAGCAGGCGGTTCGCGAGACCGGCATCAACTTCGTCGGTGCGGGCATCTCGGGCGGCGAAGAGGGGGCACTGCTCGGCCCGAGCATCATGCCTGGCGGCTCGGACGAGTCGTGGGTGACCCTGGGTCCCATCCTCGAGTCGATCGCCGCGGTCGCCGAGGGCGAGCCCTGCGTGACGCACGTCGGCCACGGCGGCGCCGGCCACTTCGTGAAGATGGTGCACAACGGCATCGAGTACGCCGACATGCAGCTCATCGCCGAGGCCTATGACCTGATCCGTCGCGGCACGGGCAAGTCGCCCGCCGAGATCGCCGACATCTTCGCCGAGTGGAACACCGGCGAGCTGGAGTCGTACCTGATCGAGATCACCGCCGAGGTGCTGCGCCAGATCGATGCCGAGACGGGCCAGCCGCTGGTCGACGTGATCGTCGACCAGGCCGGCGCCAAGGGCACCGGCGCATGGACCGTGCAGACGGCTCTCGCTCTCGGCGTTCCTGTGTCGGGCATCGCCGAGGCGACCTTCGCGCGCTCCCTCTCATCTCACCCCGAGCAGCGCGCCGTCGCCGCCCACCTCCCCGGCCCCGAGGGCGACTTCGTCGTCGACGACGCCGACGCCTTCATCGAGGACGTGCGCCTGGCGCTGTACGCGTCGAAGATCGTCGCGTACAGCCAGGGCTTCGACGAGATCCGCGCCGGCGCTGTCGAGTACGGCTGGACGATCGACCTCGGCGCCGTCTCCAAGATCTGGCGCGCGGGATGCATCATCCGCGCCCAGTTCCTGAACCGCATCGCCGAGGCCTATGCGGGCGAGCCCGATCTGCCCGCGCTGCTCACCGCACCGTACTTCGCCGAGGCTCTTTCGCGCGGTCAGGCCTCGTGGCGCCGCGTCGTCATCGCGGCGGCTCAGGCCGGCATCCCTGCCCCGGCGTTCTCGTCCTCGCTGTCGTACTACGACGGCATCCGTGCAGACCGCCTGCCCGCAGCGCTCGTGCAGGGACAGCGCGACTTCTTCGGCGCGCACACCTACCGTCGTATCGACAAGGACGGCACCTTCCACACTCTGTGGTCGGGCGACCGCACCGAGATCCCGGCGGTCGACACGCACTGA
- a CDS encoding sugar ABC transporter substrate-binding protein produces the protein MKYGSKPARVIAAASIAMVAGALASCSSAPEVDPEAGIEGQTIRVTLANHVWTESIKELIPEFEKETGAKVEITQLAEDQLSDQYNVKLNAGTDEIDVMMYRPLQEGKLFADNGYLADLTDLAEGDKEWDWSDFQKGPAELTTYDDEIVGVPIITERTVLYYRKDLLEKAGLEVPTTLEELDAAAAKIHEQNPDIAGYIGRTGKSAAVTQFSAFLFSFGGKWITDDGESAIDSDEARDAYKFYGDLIRTHTSATINPEMSWPEAFAVFQQGKAAFIADADSLYKNMTDPSQSTVADNVGFAAFPAGDAGAKPYNIASWGLAINDATEKKDAAWQFIEWATSKQTMLEMSKLGVSGSRTSVWDDADATADYPDELIEAIKVNGENGVGQDRPLVIQVAQAREIVGDPIVTAIAGGDVDAAVDTAAKAFDEFLAEDAE, from the coding sequence GTGAAGTACGGATCCAAGCCCGCCCGCGTGATCGCGGCGGCAAGTATCGCGATGGTGGCAGGAGCGCTGGCAAGCTGCAGCTCCGCACCAGAGGTCGACCCGGAGGCCGGTATCGAGGGTCAGACCATCAGAGTCACTCTCGCCAACCACGTCTGGACCGAGAGCATCAAGGAGCTCATCCCGGAGTTCGAGAAGGAGACCGGCGCGAAGGTCGAGATCACCCAGCTCGCCGAGGATCAGCTCTCCGACCAGTACAACGTCAAGCTCAACGCCGGAACCGACGAAATCGACGTGATGATGTACCGGCCGCTGCAGGAGGGCAAGCTCTTCGCAGACAACGGCTACCTCGCCGACCTCACCGACCTCGCGGAGGGAGACAAGGAGTGGGACTGGTCCGACTTCCAGAAGGGCCCGGCCGAGCTGACGACGTACGATGACGAGATCGTCGGCGTGCCGATCATCACCGAGCGCACCGTGCTCTACTACCGCAAGGACCTGCTCGAGAAGGCCGGTCTCGAGGTGCCGACCACGCTCGAGGAGCTGGATGCGGCCGCGGCCAAGATCCACGAGCAGAACCCCGACATCGCCGGATACATCGGTCGAACCGGCAAGTCCGCGGCGGTCACCCAGTTCAGCGCCTTCCTCTTCAGCTTCGGCGGCAAGTGGATCACCGACGACGGAGAGTCCGCGATCGACAGCGACGAGGCGCGCGACGCGTACAAGTTCTACGGCGACCTCATCCGCACGCACACCAGCGCGACGATCAACCCCGAGATGAGCTGGCCCGAGGCCTTCGCCGTGTTCCAGCAGGGCAAGGCCGCGTTCATCGCAGACGCGGACAGCCTGTACAAGAACATGACCGATCCGTCGCAGTCGACCGTCGCAGACAACGTCGGATTCGCGGCGTTCCCGGCCGGCGACGCGGGCGCGAAGCCCTACAACATCGCATCGTGGGGCCTGGCGATCAACGACGCCACCGAGAAGAAGGACGCCGCCTGGCAGTTCATCGAGTGGGCCACCTCGAAGCAGACGATGCTCGAGATGTCGAAGCTGGGCGTCTCCGGATCGCGCACCTCGGTCTGGGATGACGCGGATGCCACGGCCGACTACCCCGACGAGCTGATCGAGGCCATCAAGGTCAACGGCGAGAACGGTGTCGGCCAGGATCGCCCCCTTGTCATCCAGGTCGCGCAGGCGCGTGAGATCGTCGGCGACCCCATCGTCACCGCCATCGCCGGCGGCGACGTCGACGCGGCCGTCGACACGGCGGCCAAGGCCTTCGACGAGTTCCTCGCGGAAGACGCCGAATAA
- a CDS encoding carbohydrate ABC transporter permease, which yields MTSATHTRALVAPGPAPLIRRRKFRWGSVGRFVGLALIVLAFLGPIVWMVLASFKLNVQIYDASQALLFEPTLQNYDTVFDPSRGNYLVYIWNSFFVAFMATGLSLLLAVPAAYAMSRFLMNRSALVVLLARIIPGVSLLVPWYFIFAQLKMTGGYLPLILSHMFVSLPLILYIMMSFFDQLPEELEESAQVDGLTAIGAFYRITLPLSVPGIATATILSFIFSWNNFMFALVLAGQSTKTLPVAIFDFIGYASIDWGALMAASVVVTTPIMLIALFTQRYIVSGLTAGATKG from the coding sequence ATGACCTCCGCCACCCACACCCGCGCACTGGTCGCGCCTGGACCCGCGCCGCTGATCCGTCGCCGCAAGTTCCGCTGGGGCTCGGTCGGTCGCTTCGTCGGCCTCGCCCTCATCGTGCTCGCCTTCCTCGGCCCCATCGTGTGGATGGTGCTCGCGAGCTTCAAGCTCAATGTGCAGATCTACGACGCCAGCCAGGCGCTGCTGTTCGAGCCCACTCTGCAGAACTACGACACGGTGTTCGACCCGAGCCGCGGCAACTACCTCGTCTACATCTGGAACTCGTTCTTCGTCGCGTTCATGGCGACGGGGCTCTCGCTGCTGCTCGCGGTGCCGGCCGCGTATGCGATGAGCCGGTTCCTCATGAACCGCTCAGCGCTGGTCGTGCTGCTGGCCCGCATCATCCCCGGCGTCAGCCTGCTGGTGCCGTGGTACTTCATCTTCGCCCAGCTGAAGATGACCGGCGGCTACCTGCCGCTGATCCTGTCGCACATGTTCGTGTCGCTGCCGCTGATCCTCTACATCATGATGTCGTTCTTCGACCAGCTCCCCGAAGAGCTCGAGGAGTCGGCGCAGGTCGACGGGCTCACAGCGATCGGCGCGTTCTACCGCATCACGCTGCCGCTGTCCGTGCCCGGCATCGCGACCGCGACGATCCTGTCGTTCATCTTCTCGTGGAACAACTTCATGTTCGCGCTGGTGCTGGCCGGGCAGTCGACCAAGACCCTGCCCGTGGCGATCTTCGACTTCATCGGGTACGCCTCGATCGACTGGGGCGCCCTGATGGCGGCATCCGTCGTCGTCACCACCCCGATCATGCTGATCGCGCTGTTCACCCAGCGCTACATCGTCTCCGGCCTGACCGCCGGCGCGACGAAGGGATGA
- a CDS encoding carbohydrate ABC transporter permease translates to MTASPTVPEVGARERFSRWADRHRKWVLAGPSMVFTLLMLAIPLGWTIYLGFTDSKRSVRRDFDFIGFENYAEALTDTERFWPSVGRTVYFTAGALFFELILGMIIALLLWKPFRGQGVVRTIVLLPLVATPVAVGMMWRLLFEPNIGFVNEMLSWVGIAPQPWLADPATSLSTLIFVDVWQWTPMVALILLAGLTGLPEETQEAARVDGANAWQRFWFVTVPLMRPVIIAAVLLRGIDALKTFDILYATKGKGGGSSHDVETLNVYAYGLSFDYNEYGLASAVLILFFLIILAVIWVLQMQRKGRES, encoded by the coding sequence ATGACCGCATCCCCGACCGTTCCCGAGGTGGGCGCGCGCGAGCGCTTCAGCCGCTGGGCCGACCGCCACCGCAAATGGGTCCTCGCCGGCCCGTCGATGGTCTTCACCCTGCTGATGCTCGCCATCCCGCTGGGATGGACCATCTACCTCGGCTTCACCGATTCGAAGCGCTCCGTCCGTCGCGACTTCGACTTCATCGGCTTCGAGAACTACGCGGAGGCGCTGACCGACACCGAGCGCTTCTGGCCCTCGGTGGGCCGCACGGTGTACTTCACGGCCGGCGCCCTCTTCTTCGAGCTCATCCTCGGCATGATCATCGCCCTTCTGCTCTGGAAGCCGTTCCGGGGCCAGGGCGTGGTCCGCACGATCGTGCTGCTGCCCCTCGTCGCCACCCCCGTCGCCGTTGGCATGATGTGGCGCCTGCTGTTCGAGCCCAACATCGGCTTCGTCAACGAGATGCTCTCGTGGGTCGGCATCGCACCGCAGCCCTGGCTCGCCGACCCCGCCACCTCGCTGTCCACCCTGATATTCGTCGACGTCTGGCAGTGGACGCCGATGGTCGCCCTCATCCTGCTCGCCGGTCTCACCGGACTGCCCGAGGAGACCCAGGAGGCGGCCCGCGTCGACGGCGCGAACGCATGGCAGCGCTTCTGGTTCGTCACCGTTCCGCTGATGCGTCCCGTCATCATCGCGGCCGTGCTGCTGCGCGGAATCGACGCGCTGAAGACGTTCGACATCCTCTACGCCACCAAGGGCAAGGGCGGCGGGTCTTCGCACGACGTCGAGACCCTGAACGTCTACGCGTACGGCCTGAGCTTCGACTACAACGAGTACGGCCTCGCCTCGGCGGTGCTGATCCTCTTCTTCCTCATCATCCTCGCTGTCATCTGGGTGCTGCAGATGCAGAGAAAGGGCCGGGAGTCATGA
- a CDS encoding gluconokinase, giving the protein MSHRSPVAIVVMGVQGIGKTTTGRMLATRLGVPFIDGDSLHPARNVALMAAGTPLDDADREPWLRLVGDTIAAHAATGGAVVACSALKRAYRDTLRAHAPSLYIVEPWGPIELIASRIAARSHEYMPPTLLQSQYDTLEPLEPDERGIQVSVEQSPDDVVEQILADYLADTGEAA; this is encoded by the coding sequence ATGTCGCACAGATCACCCGTCGCGATCGTCGTCATGGGCGTGCAGGGCATCGGCAAGACCACCACGGGACGGATGCTCGCCACCCGCCTCGGGGTGCCGTTCATCGATGGCGACAGCCTGCACCCCGCCCGCAACGTCGCGCTGATGGCCGCCGGAACACCGCTCGACGACGCCGACCGCGAGCCGTGGCTGCGGCTCGTCGGCGACACCATCGCCGCGCACGCCGCCACGGGCGGAGCCGTCGTCGCCTGCTCGGCGCTCAAGCGGGCGTACCGCGACACGCTGCGCGCCCATGCGCCTTCGCTGTACATCGTCGAGCCGTGGGGGCCCATCGAGCTGATCGCCTCGCGCATCGCGGCGCGCAGCCACGAGTACATGCCTCCGACTCTGCTGCAATCGCAGTACGACACGCTCGAGCCCCTCGAGCCAGACGAGCGGGGCATCCAGGTGAGCGTCGAGCAGAGCCCCGACGACGTGGTCGAGCAGATCCTCGCCGACTACCTCGCAGACACGGGGGAGGCGGCGTGA
- the manD gene encoding D-mannonate dehydratase ManD has translation MIIDKAEVIVTSPDRNFVTLKLTTDDGLTGLGDATLNGREMAVVSYLTEHVVPLLIGRDAHRIEDTWQFLYRSAYWRRGPVTMAAIAAVDVALWDIKAKAAGMPLYQLLGGASRTGLLAYGHASGKSLPELFDSVRSHLDQGYRAIRIQTGVPGLKSIYGIASNATFEANAGTRYDHEPAQRGAYPSEEDWDTRSYLRHVPTVFEAVRNEFGPELPLLHDGHHRMTPIQAAQLGKSLEPYDLFWLEDCTPAENQEALRLVRQHTTTPLAIGEIFNTVWDYQQIIREQLIDYVRSAVTHTGGISHLRRVLDYAAQYQIRSGMHGPTDISPVGMAAAMHLGLAIHNFGIQEYMQHGSRTNAVFQQSFTWQGGMLHPGDEPGLGVQLDLDEAGKYPYQQAYLPYNRLADGTVHDW, from the coding sequence GTGATCATCGACAAGGCCGAGGTGATCGTCACCAGCCCCGACCGCAACTTCGTCACGCTCAAGCTGACGACGGACGACGGTCTGACGGGACTGGGCGACGCCACCCTCAACGGACGCGAGATGGCCGTCGTGTCCTACCTGACCGAACACGTCGTCCCGCTGCTCATCGGCCGGGACGCGCATCGCATCGAGGACACCTGGCAGTTCCTCTACCGCTCGGCGTACTGGCGCCGCGGGCCGGTCACGATGGCGGCCATCGCCGCCGTCGACGTCGCGCTGTGGGACATCAAGGCGAAGGCCGCGGGGATGCCGCTGTACCAGCTGCTGGGCGGAGCGAGCCGCACGGGCCTGCTCGCCTACGGGCACGCCTCGGGAAAGTCGCTGCCCGAGCTCTTCGACAGCGTCCGCAGCCACCTGGATCAGGGCTATCGCGCGATCCGCATCCAGACGGGTGTCCCGGGTCTGAAGTCGATCTACGGGATCGCCTCGAACGCGACCTTCGAGGCGAACGCCGGCACTCGGTACGACCACGAGCCAGCCCAGCGCGGCGCCTACCCGTCCGAAGAGGACTGGGACACCCGCAGCTACCTGCGGCACGTGCCGACCGTCTTCGAGGCCGTTCGGAACGAATTCGGTCCCGAGCTGCCGCTGCTGCACGACGGTCACCACAGGATGACCCCGATCCAGGCCGCGCAACTGGGCAAGTCGCTCGAGCCCTACGACCTGTTCTGGCTCGAGGACTGCACGCCCGCCGAGAACCAGGAGGCACTCCGTCTGGTTCGCCAGCACACCACGACCCCGCTGGCGATCGGCGAGATCTTCAACACCGTCTGGGACTACCAGCAGATCATCCGCGAGCAGCTGATCGACTACGTGCGCAGCGCCGTCACGCACACCGGGGGCATCAGCCACCTCCGACGCGTGCTCGACTATGCGGCGCAGTACCAGATCCGGTCCGGCATGCACGGCCCGACCGACATCTCACCGGTCGGGATGGCAGCGGCCATGCACCTCGGCCTGGCGATCCACAACTTCGGCATCCAGGAGTACATGCAGCACGGCAGCAGGACGAACGCCGTCTTCCAGCAGTCGTTCACCTGGCAGGGCGGAATGCTGCACCCCGGCGACGAGCCCGGCTTGGGGGTGCAGCTCGACCTCGACGAGGCGGGGAAGTACCCGTACCAGCAGGCCTACCTGCCGTACAACCGTCTCGCCGACGGCACCGTGCACGATTGGTGA
- a CDS encoding response regulator transcription factor — MSTEHPELRRPDGTPLRILAVDDEPMLTDLLAMALRMEGWEVRTAASGLEALQVARDFEPDALVLDVMMPDLDGMSVLRRLRESGNLVPVVFLTAKDAVADRIAGLTAGGDDYVTKPFSLEEVIARLRAVIRRSGQVHADDEQSILRVADLSLNEDSHEVMRGDDEIELTATEFELLRFLMRNERRVLSKAQILDRVWSYDFGGKSSVVELYISYLRKKIDAGRTPLLHTVRGVGYMIKAPQ; from the coding sequence ATGAGCACCGAGCACCCCGAACTGCGTCGACCTGACGGAACTCCGCTGCGCATCCTCGCCGTCGACGACGAGCCGATGCTCACCGACCTGCTCGCCATGGCGCTGCGCATGGAGGGCTGGGAGGTGCGCACGGCCGCATCGGGCCTCGAGGCCCTGCAGGTCGCGCGCGACTTCGAGCCGGATGCCCTGGTGCTCGACGTCATGATGCCCGACCTGGACGGCATGAGCGTGCTGCGTCGGCTGCGCGAGTCGGGCAATCTCGTGCCGGTGGTCTTCCTCACCGCGAAAGACGCCGTCGCCGACCGCATCGCCGGGCTCACCGCCGGCGGCGACGACTACGTCACGAAGCCGTTCAGCCTCGAGGAGGTGATCGCACGGCTGCGCGCGGTCATCCGCCGCTCAGGCCAGGTCCACGCAGACGACGAGCAGTCCATCCTGCGCGTGGCCGACCTGTCGCTGAACGAGGACAGTCATGAGGTCATGCGCGGCGACGACGAGATCGAGCTGACGGCGACCGAGTTCGAGCTGCTGCGCTTCCTCATGCGCAACGAGCGGCGCGTGCTGTCGAAGGCGCAGATCCTCGACCGCGTGTGGAGCTACGATTTCGGCGGCAAGTCATCGGTGGTCGAGCTCTACATCTCGTACCTGCGCAAGAAGATCGATGCGGGGCGCACTCCCCTGCTGCACACCGTGCGTGGCGTCGGCTACATGATCAAAGCACCGCAGTAG
- the dgoD gene encoding galactonate dehydratase, with the protein MSAIARVEALPVAPRWLFVRIETDDGLVGWGEGSLEGYADVVAAAVVQFAAYLVGKDPDRIEDHWQVLTKGQFYRGGAVLASAVAGIDQALWDLKGKRLGVPVHDLLGGAVRDRIRAYGWVGGDDPDEVADHISAQVAVGLTAVKMNASGRMSRNGSVAELDRVVARVASAREVLGPDRDVAVDLHGRFTIATARRLAPLLEPLHPFFLEEPVVPENTHMIERIVESTSIPIATGERLYSRQEFIPSLQAGVAILQPDLSHAGGISEVRRIAAMAEAFDAMIAPHCPLGPIALASCLQVAFASPNHLIQEQSIGIHYNQGAEVLDYVVDTEPLRFVDGCFERLTAPGLGIEVDESAVRDAASRWQPWQNPLWRHPDGSAAEW; encoded by the coding sequence GTGAGCGCCATCGCGAGGGTTGAGGCGCTGCCGGTCGCGCCTCGCTGGCTGTTCGTGAGGATCGAGACCGACGACGGCCTCGTCGGCTGGGGAGAGGGTTCGCTCGAGGGGTACGCAGACGTCGTCGCGGCCGCCGTCGTCCAGTTCGCCGCCTACCTCGTCGGCAAGGACCCCGACCGCATCGAGGACCACTGGCAGGTGCTCACCAAGGGGCAGTTCTACCGTGGGGGCGCCGTGCTGGCCAGTGCGGTCGCCGGCATAGACCAGGCGCTGTGGGACCTCAAGGGCAAGCGCCTCGGGGTGCCAGTGCACGATCTGCTCGGCGGCGCCGTGCGCGATCGCATCCGTGCCTACGGCTGGGTCGGAGGCGACGACCCCGACGAGGTCGCCGATCACATCTCCGCGCAGGTGGCCGTCGGGCTCACCGCCGTGAAGATGAACGCCTCGGGCCGGATGAGCAGGAACGGCTCCGTCGCCGAGCTCGACCGCGTCGTGGCCAGGGTGGCCAGCGCCCGCGAGGTGCTCGGTCCTGATCGCGACGTGGCAGTCGACCTTCACGGACGCTTCACGATCGCGACGGCCCGCAGACTCGCGCCGCTGCTCGAGCCCCTGCATCCGTTCTTCCTGGAAGAGCCTGTCGTGCCCGAGAACACGCACATGATCGAGCGGATCGTGGAATCGACCAGCATCCCGATCGCGACGGGGGAGCGGCTGTACTCGCGCCAGGAGTTCATCCCGTCGCTGCAGGCAGGCGTCGCCATCCTCCAGCCCGATCTGTCGCATGCCGGCGGCATCTCAGAGGTGCGGCGCATCGCCGCCATGGCGGAGGCCTTCGATGCGATGATCGCCCCGCACTGCCCGCTTGGTCCCATCGCGCTGGCGTCGTGCCTTCAGGTGGCTTTCGCCTCGCCGAACCACCTGATCCAGGAGCAGTCGATCGGGATCCATTACAACCAGGGCGCGGAGGTGCTCGACTACGTGGTCGACACCGAGCCGCTGCGCTTCGTCGACGGCTGCTTCGAGCGCCTGACCGCGCCTGGACTCGGGATCGAGGTCGACGAGAGCGCGGTCCGCGACGCGGCATCGCGCTGGCAGCCATGGCAGAACCCCCTCTGGCGTCATCCCGACGGATCGGCGGCGGAGTGGTGA
- a CDS encoding FadR/GntR family transcriptional regulator — MPSPLTPPHVPLAVTGDLRNLVLDTLGREICSGAIGPESTFTTESVEGRFQVSRPVVREALRALEALGLVVSKRRVGVRVQPLAQWNVYDLQVIRWRLAGPSRVAQLRSLTELRGAIEPAAARLAALRAPLNQASELVGLSGRLWAAGRKGDTEGFLQLDREFHALVLEMSGNEMFAKMHHLVDEVLSGRTHYGLMPQYPAHEALQMHVDIATAIQAGNAEKAASAMIAIMERTMNEMRSIWEQQATELPSTDPDSERS; from the coding sequence ATGCCGTCGCCTCTGACCCCGCCGCACGTGCCGCTCGCCGTGACCGGCGATCTGCGCAATCTCGTGCTCGACACCCTCGGCCGCGAGATCTGCTCGGGCGCCATCGGCCCCGAGTCCACGTTCACCACGGAGTCGGTGGAGGGCCGCTTTCAGGTCTCACGGCCGGTGGTCAGAGAGGCCTTGCGCGCCCTCGAGGCCCTCGGCCTGGTCGTGTCGAAGAGACGCGTGGGCGTGCGGGTGCAGCCACTCGCCCAGTGGAACGTCTACGACCTCCAGGTGATCCGGTGGCGCCTGGCGGGCCCCAGTCGAGTCGCGCAGCTGCGCTCGCTGACCGAGCTCCGCGGAGCCATCGAGCCGGCGGCCGCTCGGCTCGCCGCCCTGCGCGCGCCCCTCAACCAGGCCAGCGAGCTCGTCGGGCTCTCCGGCAGGCTCTGGGCCGCAGGCCGCAAGGGCGACACCGAGGGATTCCTGCAGCTGGACCGCGAGTTCCACGCGCTGGTGCTCGAGATGAGCGGCAATGAGATGTTCGCCAAGATGCATCACCTCGTCGATGAAGTGCTCTCCGGCCGCACCCACTATGGGCTCATGCCGCAGTATCCCGCGCACGAGGCGCTGCAGATGCACGTCGACATAGCGACCGCGATCCAGGCCGGCAACGCTGAGAAGGCCGCTTCGGCGATGATCGCGATCATGGAGCGGACCATGAACGAGATGCGCTCGATATGGGAGCAGCAGGCCACAGAGCTGCCCTCGACCGACCCGGACTCAGAGCGCTCATAG